In the genome of Amaranthus tricolor cultivar Red isolate AtriRed21 chromosome 15, ASM2621246v1, whole genome shotgun sequence, one region contains:
- the LOC130801605 gene encoding subtilisin-like protease SBT2.5: MQLNLAFFILLCCCHMLNLLIVHAKVFMVLMENDSFVSKSTYQGSFRNYDDIVVHKEMIGKQHDVLLETVLDSGSYTKLYSYSHLLNGFAIHVTSKKAVETLRNARGVRAIHKDIKMKKLTTHTPDYLGIPTGVWPTLGGARLSGAGIVIGMIDTGINPNHPSFANLPSLRIKEADYTSKFKGKCATGEMFSPTACNGKIVGAQYFARAAIAAGDFNATRDYASPYDADGHGSHTASTAAGNYDIPVIVNGFNYGNASGMAPGASIAVYKALYTFGGYMSDVVAAVDQAVEDGVDILSLSVGPSSVPPGPSAFLNVLEMELLFATKAGVVVIQAAGNGGPSSSSILSFSPWITTVAASITDRKYNNTIVLGDGHNLSGLGLAPPTPGVALFPIAAAADVSRHNASVGLLESCQNPDAFILSLVRGKLIICTYTYDFEFDSANIVKVSETMRRAGAAGFIMTMDPDLGSEEVKGTTVTMEMPGIVLNNIQASTALWQYYNSRTFRGRTGRVLAFGATGRILDGRQAIYTGQAPIVASYSSRGPDVNNALLQTADVLKPTVMAPGSSIWAAWSPNSEGDRYVKGQSFALVSGTSMATPHVAGVAALIKHKHPNWKPSAIISALMTTTDVADNAGSPIMAQKTNQLIEATPFDFGAGSINPARAVDPGIVFISKFKDYVQFLCAVPGVDDESVRRAVGVGCPTKKGGGWCSDLNAPTVTISNLVGSRKVVRVVTNVGEETETYNIMVRAPVGVRVKVTPKAFTISHNATRKLKLVVEATDATSNYSFGEMILRGNKGHFARVPITVLASSVLGD, from the exons atgcaacttaatcTAGCTTTTTTTATTCTATTATGTTGTTGTCACATGTTGAATCTTTTGATTGTGCATGCCAAAGTCTTCATGGTTCTTATGGAGAATGATTCTTTTGTTTCAAAGAGTACTTATCAAGGAAGCTTCAG GAATTATGATGACATAGTTGTACATAAAGAAATGATAGGTAAACAGCATGATGTTTTGTTAGAGACCGTGTTGGATTCAGGGTCATACACAAAGCTCTACAGTTATAGTCATTTGCTCAATGGATTTGCCATCCATGTCACATCCAAAAAG GCTGTTGAAACTCTGAGGAATGCCAGAGGAGTTAGGGCTATACATAAAGATATAAAGATGAAGAAACTGACAACTCATACACCTGATTATCTGGGTATTCCTACTGGTGTTTGGCCAACTTTGGGTGGTGCGAGGCTCTCCGGTGCAGGGATCGTTATAGGCATGATCGACACAGGGATTAATCCGAACCACCCAAGTTTTGCTAATTTGCCATCCTTAAGAATCAAGGAAGCTGATTATACTAGCAAGTTTAAAGGAAAATGTGCCACAGGTGAGATGTTTTCCCCTACAGCCTGCAATGGGAAGATAGTTGGTGCACAGTATTTTGCGCGTGCTGCGATTGCTGCTGGCGATTTCAATGCTACACGAGATTATGCTTCCCCTTATGATGCTGATGGTCATGGAAG CCATACAGCATCAACAGCAGCCGGAAACTATGATATACCGGTCATTGTCAATGGTTTCAATTATGGAAACGCTAGCGGCATGGCCCCCGGAGCTAG CATTGCTGTCTACAAGGCTCTTTACACGTTTGGGGGCTATATGTCGGATGTTGTAGCCGCTGTTGATCAG GCCGTTGAAGATGGAGTAGATATATTAAGCCTCTCTGTCGGGCCATCGAGTGTTCCACCTGGGCCTTCAGCCTTCCTTAATGTTCTAGAAATGGAGCTATTGTTTGCTACAAAAGCTGGTGTTGTTGTAATTCAAGCTGCTGGAAATGGCGGTCCTTCTTCGAGTTCCATTCTTTCTTTCAGTCCATGGATTACAACGGTTGCTGCATCCATCACTGATCGAAAATACAACAATACCATAGTATTAGGCGATGGACACAACCTGTCCGGCTTGGGACTTGCAC CTCCAACGCCAGGCGTAGCACTTTTTCCGATTGCTGCAGCAGCAGATGTCAGTAGACACAACGCCAGCGTTGGCCTCCTTGAAAGTTGCCAAAATCCCGATGCCTTTATCCTATCTTTGGTTCGCGGGAAACTTATCATTTGCACTTACACCTATGATTTTGAGTTTGACTCTGCAAACATAGTTAAAGTCTCGGAAACAATGCGTAGAGCAGGAGCTGCTGGATTTATCATGACTATGGACCCTGATTTAGGTTCGGAAGAAGTCAAGGGTACGACTGTGACTATGGAGATGCCTGGAATCGTGCTAAACAATATACAAGCTTCCACG GCTCTTTGGCAGTACTACAACTCGAGAACGTTTAGAGGTAGAACAGGAAGAGTGCTTGCATTCGGTGCCACTGGCCGAATATTGGATGGCAGGCAAGCGATATACACAGGACAAGCTCCGATTGTTGCGTCCTACTCATCGAGAGGACCTGATGTGAACAATGCACTTCTACAAACAGCTGATGTTTTGAAGCCAACCGTCATGGCTCCAGGTTCTTCTATTTGGGCTGCCTGGAGTCCTAACAGCGAGGGAGATCGTTATGTGAAAG GGCAAAGTTTTGCGCTTGTATCGGGTACAAGCATGGCCACGCCTCATGTAGCTGGCGTTGCTGCTTTGATCAAACATAAACATCCCAACTGGAAGCCTTCTGCTATAATATCAGCATTGATGACAACAACAGATGTAGCTGACAATGCTGGCAGTCCCATAATGGCACAAAAGACCAACCAGTTGATAGAAGCCACCCCATTTGATTTTGGAGCCGGATCAATTAACCCAGCTCGTGCTGTCGACCCTGGTATCGTTTTCATCTCCAAATTCAAGGATTACGTACAGTTTCTTTGCGCTGTCCCTGGGGTTGACGATGAGTCTGTGAGACGGGCTGTAGGAGTCGGGTGTCCTACCAAGAAAGGAGGAGGGTGGTGCTCAGATCTGAATGCTCCTACTGTAACAATCTCAAACTTGGTGGGTTCGAGGAAAGTTGTAAGGGTGGTGACAAATGTAGGCGAGGAAACCGAGACATACAATATCATGGTGAGGGCACCGGTGGGTGTGAGAGTGAAGGTAACACCGAAAGCTTTTACTATCAGTCACAATGCTACTCGTAAGCTGAAGCTCGTGGTGGAAGCAACGGATGCAACGAGTAATTATAGCTTTGGTGAGATGATACTGCGAGGGAACAAGGGGCACTTTGCTAGAGTTCCAATCACTGTCCTTGCAAGTAGTGTTCTAGGGGATTGA
- the LOC130801373 gene encoding ATP-dependent Clp protease proteolytic subunit-related protein 4, chloroplastic: protein MTATMASSSFLTTRIRSSSPSLHSKSNRNISPCAFSSSSRASLSTNFLSPFIGGSVNSDFSGHKIRPLSISSSTSRPIRGVVTMVIPFSRGSAWEQPPPDLASYLYKNRIVYLGMSLVPSVTELILAEFLYLQYEDEEKPIYLYVNSTGTTKGGEKLGYETEAFAIYDVMRYVKPPIFTLCVGNAWGEAALLLAAGAKGNRAALPSSTIMMKQPIARFQGQATDVELARKEVTNVKAELVKLFSRHIGKPPEVIEADIRRPKYFSPSEAVEYGIIDKVLYNEKSPEDKGVVADLKKAQFI from the exons ATGACTGCAACAATGGCGTCTTCTTCGTTCCTCACCACACGAATACGCTCTTCTTCTCCTTCACTTCACTCCAAGTCAAATAGGAATATCTCGCCCTGTGCATTCTCCTCTTCTTCTCGCGCATCTCTTTCCACTAATTTTCTATCTCCATTCATTGGTGGAAGCGTTAATAGCGACTTCTCCGGACATAAAATCCGACCTCTTTCTATTTCCTCGTCTACTTCTCGTCCTATACGCGGCGTTGTCACTATG GTCATACCTTTTTCTAGAGGAAGTGCTTGGGAGCAACCACCACCAGATTTGGCTTCTTACTTGTACAAGAATCGTATAGTTTATTTGGGCATGTCTCTTGTACCTTCTGTTACTGAGCTTATACTTGCAGAATTTCTTTATCTTCAATATGAGGATGAGGAGAAACCAATTTATCTTTACGTAAACTCTACTGGCacaacaaag GGTGGTGAGAAGTTGGGTTATGAAACAGAGGCGTTTGCAATATATGATGTTATGAG GTATGTCAAGCCTCCTATTTTTACTCTCTGCGTTGGTAATGCCTGGGGAGAGGCAGCCTTGCTTTTGGCTGCTGGTGCAAAGGGAAATCGTGCAGCTCTGCCATCTTCTACTATTATGATGAAACAG CCAATTGCTAGGTTTCAAGGCCAAGCAACTGATGTTGAGCTTGCTAGGAAGGAAGTCACGAATGTAAAGGCAGAATTG GTCAAACTGTTTTCAAGACACATTGGTAAGCCTCCCGAAGTGATTGAAGCTGACATCCGACGCCCAAAATATTTCAGCCCTAGTGAAGCTGTTGAATATGGGATCATTGATAAG GTTCTCTACAACGAAAAGAGCCCAGAGGACAAGGGAGTTGTAGCAGACTTGAAGAAAGCGCAGTTTATTTAA
- the LOC130801604 gene encoding light-harvesting complex-like protein 3 isotype 2, chloroplastic gives MKMALLSSSSTPIKFPTLSPLLSKSHHPSQKLNLFLLPDGNPRKTHLPVFPLRVSTSDNGAGIVASSTVTVVSEEKVLETSPSEEKVGENSSLKVDKNEVEEDVTPVKASSEEVKKFQDPKWVNGTWDLKQFEKNGSTDWDAVIDAEARRRQWLQTYPESTSNDESIVFDTSIIPWWAWMKRFHLPEAELLNGRAAMVGFFMAYFVDSLTGVGLVDQMSNFFCKTLLFIAVLGVLLIRKNEDLDNLKKLLDETTLYDKQWQATWQEESNSTSKKD, from the exons ATGAAAATGGCCTTACTTTCATCTTCATCAACCCCAATTAAATTCCCCACTCTATCTCCTCTCCTTTCCAAATCCCATCACCCTAGCCAAAAACTTAATCTTTTTCTTCTCCCTGATGGAAACCCCAGAAAAACCCACCTTCCAGTTTTCCCTCTTAGAGTCTCTACTTCTGATAATGGAGCCGGGATTGTAGCTTCATCTACTGTCACTGTTGTTTCTGAGGAGAAAGTTCTGGAAACTTCCCCATCTGAGGAAAAAGTTGGTGAGAATTCTTCACTGAAAGTGGATAAAAATGAGGTGGAGGAAGATGTTACTCCTGttaaagcttctagtgaagaaGTGAAGAAATTCCAGGATCCAAAATGGGTTAATGGGACTTGGGATTTAAAACAGTTTGAGAAAAATGGTAGTACTGATTGGGATGCTGTTATTGATGCTG AGGCGAGGAGGAGGCAATGGCTCCAAACCTACCCAGAATCAACCAGTAATGACGAATCTATAGTTTTCGACACTTCGATTATTCCATGGTGGGCATGGATGAAGAGATTCCACCTTCCTGAAGCTGAACTTCTTAATG GTCGTGCTGCAATGGTCGGGTTCTTCATGGCTTACTTTGTCGACAGCTTGACTGGTGTCGGACTTGTCGACCAAATGAGCAACTTCTTCTGCAAAACCTTGTTATTTATCGCTGTTCTAGGGGTGCTGCTTATCCGAAAGAATGAAGATCTAGATAACTTAAAGAAGCTACTTGACGAGACAACTTTGTATGACAAGCAATGGCAAGCAACATGGCAAGAAGAGAGCAACTCCACATCTAAGAAAGATTAA
- the LOC130801327 gene encoding trihelix transcription factor ASIL1-like, producing the protein MASASPSDNPYPATNNPNPNPSPPTTRKFPAPCWTQDETLALINVYQDKWYSLRRRNLRTADWEAVADEVNRRCPNQDTPKSSAQCRHKMEKLRKRYRAEKQRIGSLPPHISYNNRFFPPSSWVFFDLMDTMEIGPVSRSGSVSGVVPVSINGNNSNDVNLLKDGDKLSMIQNGDFVEEEKQEKNDLGKYFDEILMGMGKRVGSSSGSSSMKLKLKNPNHNHNDRYIDENDEGYNNDYNKSGRNIVSGLMKRKFDNGGGGRYGKDWSSSKMKGVDAVVEEMAASIKLLAEGMVRMETMKLEMMQDIERKRMEMEMKKNEMMLESQHNIINAFIQGLKKHNKKVKVNQQQ; encoded by the coding sequence ATGGCTTCCGCTTCTCCCTCCGACAACCCCTATCCGGCAACCAATAACCCTAATCCAAATCCTAGTCCACCTACCACCCGCAAGTTTCCGGCTCCATGTTGGACTCAAGATGAAACGCTAGCGTTGATCAATGTTTATCAAGACAAATGGTATTCTCTTCGCCGCCGTAATCTTCGTACTGCTGATTGGGAAGCTGTTGCGGATGAGGTGAATCGTCGTTGCCCTAATCAAGATACGCCCAAATCTTCTGCTCAGTGTCGTCATAAAATGGAGAAGCTACGAAAACGGTATCGGGCTGAAAAGCAGCGGATCGGCTCTCTTCCTCCTCATATTAGTTATAATAACAGGTTCTTCCCTCCTTCTTCTTGGGTGTTTTTTGATCTTATGGATACTATGGAAATTGGACCGGTTTCCAGGTCTGGATCTGTATCTGGGGTTGTACCTGTTAGTATTAATGGTAACAATTCTAATGATGTTAATTTATTGAAAGATGGAGATAAATTGAGTATGATTCAGAATGGAGATTTTGTGGAGGAGGAGAAACAGGAAAAAAATGATTTAGGGAAGTACTTTGATGAGATTTTGATGGGTATGGGTAAACGGGTTGGGAGTAGTAGTGGGAGTAGTTCAATGAAGCTTAAGTTGAAGAATCcgaatcataatcataatgaTAGATACATTGATGAGAATGATGAAGgatataataatgattataacaAATCTGGTAGAAATATTGTTTCTGGGTTGATGAAGAGGAAATTTGACAATGGTGGTGGTGGTAGATACGGGAAGGATTGGTCATCATCGAAAATGAAGGGAGTTGATGCGGTGGTGGAGGAGATGGCGGCGTCCATAAAGCTATTGGCGGAAGGAATGGTGAGGATGGAGACAATGAAATTAGAAATGATGCAAGATATTGAGAGGAAAAGGATGGAAATGGAGATGAAAAAGAATGAGATGATGCTTGAATCTCAACATAATATCATTAATGCATTCATTCAAGGATTGAAGAAGCATAATAAGAAGGTTAAAGTTAATCAACAACAATGA